The Artemia franciscana chromosome 18, ASM3288406v1, whole genome shotgun sequence genome includes a window with the following:
- the LOC136038623 gene encoding ropporin-1-like — protein sequence MPISAMHKNKDFHIPSGLQDLLKEYAKAAIKTQPKDILKWSYLYFDALATGRKPPARRKCDGNDDQDLITIQLIRLIHEYVGSSNEIKMSDLANIWEVLGLDLASLNDLLEVGDFGISAKDRDGTIFWPKLATLMAGRLGNTLKDTMEVLCLVASNSDEYMSMVPAQLFKEMYLYLVSVDGDISQSLVNNVISYIDNVSKLQNGLIGVQNLRSSLCPKFQ from the exons ATGCCTATAAGTGCCatgcataaaaataaagattttcatATTCCTTCTGGATTACAAGACCTTCTAAAGGAGTATGCAAAGGCTGCTATAAAAACACAGCCAAAAGATATTTTGAAATGGTCCTATCTCTATTTTGATGCCTTAGCTACAGGAAGAAAACCACCTGCGAGAAGAAAGTGTGATGGAAATGACGACCAAGATTTAATCACCATCCAATTGATAAGGCTGATTCATGAATAT gtTGGTAGctcaaacgaaataaaaatgagTGACTTGGCTAATATTTGGGAAGTACTAGGGCTTGACTTAGCGTCACTTAACGACCTTTTGGAAGTTGGAGATTTTGGAATATCAGCAAAGGACAGGGATGGCACCATTTTTTGGCCAAAACTAGCTACTCTTATGGCAGGGAGACTTGGAAAT ACGCTGAAAGACACTATGGAGGTTCTTTGCTTAGTTGCATCCAACTCTGACGAGTATATGTCTATGGTGCCAGCTCAACTTTTTAAGGAGATGTATCTTTATCTAGTCAGTGTTGATGGAGATATATCACAATCATTAGTTAATAACGTAATCAGTTACATTGATAACGTTTCTAAGCTTCAAAATGGACTGATAGGGGTACAAAACCTTAGAAGCTCTCTTTGTCCTAAATTCCAGtag